The following coding sequences are from one Xiphophorus couchianus chromosome 7, X_couchianus-1.0, whole genome shotgun sequence window:
- the abi3bpa gene encoding target of Nesh-SH3 isoform X1, with product MPQQHSHCFLLLFLTAFLIGIALSLPSISHRRRVRRQNMKVRISASGDTIVMKFLHPITDTKLEGYILGYGSSMFSKQFIQLPENGQPYETEFDAEPKYLVAVQPIPANEVKKQCKGKVELQKPLHLVIGSVTPTSVLLSWGMLLKTPFEGNVMNDCLEDGHYTVRYREKNRKWNYQTCPTSDTVIDNLKPHAVYEFGVQPNSKDGVGAWSKPVLHNISTAGIQEKVIRRILKYPINPVKTFTPAPPSFQFPLQHASKNRTRTRVFTSRIKTSQTTPVPTTAAKQKILPTPGPKLPVINKQPIVTHKPGREELSRPVFTPLPEAPMTPKGHPEGLGEVTIASVPGYQGKQEYHEDYPKEIPHLELKTQTEPNSNPLQHPPQPTNKLLQTTLKPLDESISQPHTTSPSDFQTKLEPQVTIQPVQQTDLISQPNKEPNFQSVPWTTPMIHSEPKPQSSLKTKPQNELLIQLQPKTQTKLQAKLQTTTLPLPVTHHETTQSVPLYVQYEEPAPTEVRPERPLHMDTNLFKNPQTPPPHSPTTPQTQPQLIQTTHKPKAIFHQSKSTPQHQPKNLGKKHQKPTKKPRIKNQHGVANLQSHPQTQFPKKDPFRPKDLPKEHQPGFQTQPQTRTKTDHSKGSSRKTIHRAPSHPEEGKPLSRPGLAKEKAGSYNLGSGFTRSSTAEVPHSPISSSVPTGGRNATVTRNRVPSHSSNPGVRSFSPSKPATSSHTSNKPGASGAHHRGNALPKPVAWSREKPVQRPPVPGNKKPNLVGKTSDHDKPMDLKQGGKESTLKSFLPVTPKPKLKHQQQTTTVLPVVNSSRFDLNENSSIFSSLPASEVDIMGKKRFIAPHVIYKTDKKPDEPCSITSSMAYFPDEEGSDLNVTGPPRTPPSNLTVVTVEGCPSFVILDWEKSDNETREYEVVSTTTGPSGQKVSKLTTNQTHTAVENLTPDSSYEFKVTPKNELGVGPSSDPVTFSTESADPRVSEQASGKDAIWTQFPFKSDAYSECNGKQYIKRTWYRKFVGIQLCNSLRYKIYLSDSLNGKFYNIGDQTGYGEDHCQFVDSFLDGRTGTQMLADQLPSRQGFFRALRQEPVSFGQIGGKSHVTYVGWYECGTPIPGKW from the exons ATGCCGCAGCAGCACTCACACTgctttctgctccttttcctCACGGCTTTCCTCATCGGGATTGCTCTGTCTCTTCCATCAATTTCTCACAGGCGCAGGG TGAGACGTCAGAATATGAAAGTCCGCATCAGCGCCTCAGGAGACACCATCGTGATGAAGTTCCTGCATCCTATCACCGACACCAAGCTTGAGGGCTACATCCTGGGATACGGCAGCAGCATGTTCTCCAAACAGTTCATCCAGCTGCCTGAGAACGGACAGCCATATGAGACTGAGTTTG ATGCTGAACCAAAGTACCTTGTAGCTGTTCAGCCAATCCCAGCCAATGAGGTGAAAAAGCAGTGCaaag GTAAAGTGGAACTGCAAAAGCCTCTACATTTGGTCATCGGGTCTGTGACGCCCACCTCTGTCCTTCTCTCCTGGGGGATGCTGCTGAAAACACCCTTTGAAGGGAATGTCATGAATGACTGCTTAGAAGACGG ACACTATACGGTTCGTTACCGTGAgaagaacaggaagtggaacTACCAGACCTGCCCAACGAGTGACACGGTCATTGACAATCTGAAGCCCCATGCTGTCTATGAGTTTGGAGTCCAGCCTAATTCTAAAGATGGCGTTGGAGCCTGGAGCAAACCCGTGCTTCACAACATCAGCACTGCAGGCATCCAGG AAAAGGTCATCAGAAGAATCTTAAAGTATCCCATCAACCCTGTG aaaacCTTCACTCCTGCTCCTCCGTCCTTCCAGTTTCCTCTTCAGCACG CTTCTAAAAACAGGACCCGGACCAGAGTGTTCACCTCCAGAATCAAAACCTCACAAACAACTCCCG TTCCCACAACAGCTGCTAAACAGAAAATTCTGCCAACACCTGGACCAAAACTACCTGTGATCAACAAGCAGCCTATCG TCACACACAAGCCAGGAAGAGAAGAACTATCCAGACCTGTCTTTACTCCTCTCCCAGAGGCTCCTATGACTCCAAAGGGCCACCCTGAAGGATTAGGTGAAGTTACCATAGCATCTGTGCCAGGATACCAAGGCAAACAGGAATACCATGAAGACTATCCAAAAGAAATCCCCCATCTTGAACTTAAAACTCAGACTGAACCAAACTCAAATCCCCTGCAGCACCCACCCCAGCCAACAAACAAACTTCTCCAGACTACACTGAAACCACTTGATGAAAGTATATCACAGCCACATACAACATCCCCAAGTGACTTCCAAACCAAACTAGAACCTCAAGTTACAATTCAGCCTGTGCAACAGACTGACTTAATTTCACAACCTAATAAAGAACCAAATTTCCAATCAGTTCCTTGGACAACACCAATGATTCACTCTGAACCAAAGCCGCAATCATCACTCAAGACCAAACCACAGAACGAGCTGCTAATCCAACTGCAGCCAAAGACCCAGACCAAACTGCAAGCGAAACTTCAAACAACCACTCTTCCCCTCCCGGTGACGCATCATGAAACCACGCAGTCAGTACCTCTGTACGTACAGTATGAAGAACCGGCACCAACAGAGGTCCGTCCCGAACGTCCGCTTCACATGGATactaatttgtttaaaaatccaCAAACCCCACCGCCACATTCACCAACAACACCTCAAACGCAACCTCAGTTAATCCAAACAACACATAAACCAAAGGCAATATTTCACCAATCCAAGTCCACCCCACAACATCAGCCCAAGAATCTGGGAAAAAAGCATcagaaacctacaaaaaagCCCAGAATTAAGAACCAACATGGTGTGGCAAACCTTCAATCACACCCTCAGACACAGTTTCCAAAAAAGGATCCATTTCGACCCAAAGATCTACCTAAGGAGCACCAGCCAGGATTTCAGACTCAGCCTCAGACCAGGACCAAGACTGATCACTCCAAGGGTTCGTCAAGGAAGACAATTCATAGGG CTCCTAGTCATCCAGAAGAGGGCAAACCTCTATCAAGACCCGGCCTGGCCAAAGAGAAGGCTGGTAGTTACAATCTTG GTTCTGGCTTCACCAGATCATCCACTGCTGAAGTTCCCCATTCTCCCATTAGCTCATCGGTTCCCACAGGAGGGAGAAATGCCACGGTGACTCGCAACCGTGTTCCTTCTCATTCCAGTAATCCTGGTGTCAGATCATTTTCTCCATCCAAGCCAGCCACCTCCTCTCACACGTCCAACAAACCTGGCG CCAGTGGGGCACATCATAGGGGCAATGCTCTTCCTAAACCTGTCGCATGGTCAAGAGAAAAACCTG TTCAGAGACCCCCTGTTCCTGGCAACAAGAAACCAAACCTGGTGGGAAAAACAAGTGATCATG ATAAACCTATGGATCTGAAGCAAGGAGGCAAGGAGTCCACCTTAAAGTCATTCCTGCCAGTCACACCGAAGCCAAAGctcaaacaccagcagcagacAACCACAGTGCTCCCAGTAGTTAACA GCAGTCGTTTTGATCTAAATGAAAACTCCTCCATATTCAGCTCCTTGCCTGCATCAGAGGTAGACATCATGGGCAAGAAGCGCTTTATAG CTCCTCATGTCATCTACAAGACGGACAAGAAGCCAGATGAGCCATGCTCCATCACCTCCTCCATGGCTTATTTCCCTGATGAGGAAGGCAGTGATCTGAACGTCACTGGTCCTCCTCGCACACCACCATCCAACCTCACTGTGGTTACTGTGGAGGGCTGCCCATCCTTCGTCATTCTGGACTGGGAGAAATCTGATAACGAAACCAGAG AGTATGAGGTAGTATCAACAACCACCGGGCCGAGTGGACAGAAAGTGTCCAAACTGACAACCAATCAGACTCACACAGCCGTTGAGAATCTCACGCCAGACAGCAG CTACGAATTCAAAGTTACACCAAAAAATGAGCTTGGAGTTGGACCGTCTAGTGATCCTGTCACTTTTAGCACAGAATCAG CCGATCCACGCGTAAGCGAGCAGGCATCAG GAAAAGATGCCATCTGGACTCAGTTCCCATTTAAATCCGATGCCTACTCTGAATGCAATGGAAAGCAGTACATAAAAAGGACCTGGTACAGGAAGTTTGTGGGAATCCAGCTCTGCAACTCCTTGAGATACAAGATCTACTTGAGTGACTCCCTCAATG GGAAGTTTTACAACATCGGGGATCAGACGGGGTATGGTGAAGACCACTGTCAGTTTGTGGATTCCTTCCTGGACGGTCGAACTGGAACCCAAATGTTGGCTGACCAGCTACCAAGCAGGCAAG GGTTCTTCAGAGCGTTGAGACAGGAACCGGTCAGTTTTGGACAGATCGGAGGAAAGTCTCATGTGACATACGTTGGCTGGTATGAGTGCGGCACACCCATACCTGGAAAGTGGTAA
- the abi3bpa gene encoding target of Nesh-SH3 isoform X3, with protein sequence MPQQHSHCFLLLFLTAFLIGIALSLPSISHRRRVRRQNMKVRISASGDTIVMKFLHPITDTKLEGYILGYGSSMFSKQFIQLPENGQPYETEFDAEPKYLVAVQPIPANEVKKQCKGKVELQKPLHLVIGSVTPTSVLLSWGMLLKTPFEGNVMNDCLEDGHYTVRYREKNRKWNYQTCPTSDTVIDNLKPHAVYEFGVQPNSKDGVGAWSKPVLHNISTAGIQEKVIRRILKYPINPVKTFTPAPPSFQFPLQHASKNRTRTRVFTSRIKTSQTTPVPTTAAKQKILPTPGPKLPVINKQPIVTHKPGREELSRPVFTPLPEAPMTPKGHPEGLGEVTIASVPGYQGKQEYHEDYPKEIPHLELKTQTEPNSNPLQHPPQPTNKLLQTTLKPLDESISQPHTTSPSDFQTKLEPQVTIQPVQQTDLISQPNKEPNFQSVPWTTPMIHSEPKPQSSLKTKPQNELLIQLQPKTQTKLQAKLQTTTLPLPVTHHETTQSVPLYVQYEEPAPTEVRPERPLHMDTNLFKNPQTPPPHSPTTPQTQPQLIQTTHKPKAIFHQSKSTPQHQPKNLGKKHQKPTKKPRIKNQHGVANLQSHPQTQFPKKDPFRPKDLPKEHQPGFQTQPQTRTKTDHSKGSSRKTIHRAPSHPEEGKPLSRPGLAKEKAGSYNLGSGFTRSSTAEVPHSPISSSVPTGGRNATVTRNRVPSHSSNPGVRSFSPSKPATSSHTSNKPGVQRPPVPGNKKPNLVGKTSDHDKPMDLKQGGKESTLKSFLPVTPKPKLKHQQQTTTVLPVVNSSRFDLNENSSIFSSLPASEVDIMGKKRFIAPHVIYKTDKKPDEPCSITSSMAYFPDEEGSDLNVTGPPRTPPSNLTVVTVEGCPSFVILDWEKSDNETREYEVVSTTTGPSGQKVSKLTTNQTHTAVENLTPDSSYEFKVTPKNELGVGPSSDPVTFSTESADPRVSEQASGKDAIWTQFPFKSDAYSECNGKQYIKRTWYRKFVGIQLCNSLRYKIYLSDSLNGKFYNIGDQTGYGEDHCQFVDSFLDGRTGTQMLADQLPSRQGFFRALRQEPVSFGQIGGKSHVTYVGWYECGTPIPGKW encoded by the exons ATGCCGCAGCAGCACTCACACTgctttctgctccttttcctCACGGCTTTCCTCATCGGGATTGCTCTGTCTCTTCCATCAATTTCTCACAGGCGCAGGG TGAGACGTCAGAATATGAAAGTCCGCATCAGCGCCTCAGGAGACACCATCGTGATGAAGTTCCTGCATCCTATCACCGACACCAAGCTTGAGGGCTACATCCTGGGATACGGCAGCAGCATGTTCTCCAAACAGTTCATCCAGCTGCCTGAGAACGGACAGCCATATGAGACTGAGTTTG ATGCTGAACCAAAGTACCTTGTAGCTGTTCAGCCAATCCCAGCCAATGAGGTGAAAAAGCAGTGCaaag GTAAAGTGGAACTGCAAAAGCCTCTACATTTGGTCATCGGGTCTGTGACGCCCACCTCTGTCCTTCTCTCCTGGGGGATGCTGCTGAAAACACCCTTTGAAGGGAATGTCATGAATGACTGCTTAGAAGACGG ACACTATACGGTTCGTTACCGTGAgaagaacaggaagtggaacTACCAGACCTGCCCAACGAGTGACACGGTCATTGACAATCTGAAGCCCCATGCTGTCTATGAGTTTGGAGTCCAGCCTAATTCTAAAGATGGCGTTGGAGCCTGGAGCAAACCCGTGCTTCACAACATCAGCACTGCAGGCATCCAGG AAAAGGTCATCAGAAGAATCTTAAAGTATCCCATCAACCCTGTG aaaacCTTCACTCCTGCTCCTCCGTCCTTCCAGTTTCCTCTTCAGCACG CTTCTAAAAACAGGACCCGGACCAGAGTGTTCACCTCCAGAATCAAAACCTCACAAACAACTCCCG TTCCCACAACAGCTGCTAAACAGAAAATTCTGCCAACACCTGGACCAAAACTACCTGTGATCAACAAGCAGCCTATCG TCACACACAAGCCAGGAAGAGAAGAACTATCCAGACCTGTCTTTACTCCTCTCCCAGAGGCTCCTATGACTCCAAAGGGCCACCCTGAAGGATTAGGTGAAGTTACCATAGCATCTGTGCCAGGATACCAAGGCAAACAGGAATACCATGAAGACTATCCAAAAGAAATCCCCCATCTTGAACTTAAAACTCAGACTGAACCAAACTCAAATCCCCTGCAGCACCCACCCCAGCCAACAAACAAACTTCTCCAGACTACACTGAAACCACTTGATGAAAGTATATCACAGCCACATACAACATCCCCAAGTGACTTCCAAACCAAACTAGAACCTCAAGTTACAATTCAGCCTGTGCAACAGACTGACTTAATTTCACAACCTAATAAAGAACCAAATTTCCAATCAGTTCCTTGGACAACACCAATGATTCACTCTGAACCAAAGCCGCAATCATCACTCAAGACCAAACCACAGAACGAGCTGCTAATCCAACTGCAGCCAAAGACCCAGACCAAACTGCAAGCGAAACTTCAAACAACCACTCTTCCCCTCCCGGTGACGCATCATGAAACCACGCAGTCAGTACCTCTGTACGTACAGTATGAAGAACCGGCACCAACAGAGGTCCGTCCCGAACGTCCGCTTCACATGGATactaatttgtttaaaaatccaCAAACCCCACCGCCACATTCACCAACAACACCTCAAACGCAACCTCAGTTAATCCAAACAACACATAAACCAAAGGCAATATTTCACCAATCCAAGTCCACCCCACAACATCAGCCCAAGAATCTGGGAAAAAAGCATcagaaacctacaaaaaagCCCAGAATTAAGAACCAACATGGTGTGGCAAACCTTCAATCACACCCTCAGACACAGTTTCCAAAAAAGGATCCATTTCGACCCAAAGATCTACCTAAGGAGCACCAGCCAGGATTTCAGACTCAGCCTCAGACCAGGACCAAGACTGATCACTCCAAGGGTTCGTCAAGGAAGACAATTCATAGGG CTCCTAGTCATCCAGAAGAGGGCAAACCTCTATCAAGACCCGGCCTGGCCAAAGAGAAGGCTGGTAGTTACAATCTTG GTTCTGGCTTCACCAGATCATCCACTGCTGAAGTTCCCCATTCTCCCATTAGCTCATCGGTTCCCACAGGAGGGAGAAATGCCACGGTGACTCGCAACCGTGTTCCTTCTCATTCCAGTAATCCTGGTGTCAGATCATTTTCTCCATCCAAGCCAGCCACCTCCTCTCACACGTCCAACAAACCTGGCG TTCAGAGACCCCCTGTTCCTGGCAACAAGAAACCAAACCTGGTGGGAAAAACAAGTGATCATG ATAAACCTATGGATCTGAAGCAAGGAGGCAAGGAGTCCACCTTAAAGTCATTCCTGCCAGTCACACCGAAGCCAAAGctcaaacaccagcagcagacAACCACAGTGCTCCCAGTAGTTAACA GCAGTCGTTTTGATCTAAATGAAAACTCCTCCATATTCAGCTCCTTGCCTGCATCAGAGGTAGACATCATGGGCAAGAAGCGCTTTATAG CTCCTCATGTCATCTACAAGACGGACAAGAAGCCAGATGAGCCATGCTCCATCACCTCCTCCATGGCTTATTTCCCTGATGAGGAAGGCAGTGATCTGAACGTCACTGGTCCTCCTCGCACACCACCATCCAACCTCACTGTGGTTACTGTGGAGGGCTGCCCATCCTTCGTCATTCTGGACTGGGAGAAATCTGATAACGAAACCAGAG AGTATGAGGTAGTATCAACAACCACCGGGCCGAGTGGACAGAAAGTGTCCAAACTGACAACCAATCAGACTCACACAGCCGTTGAGAATCTCACGCCAGACAGCAG CTACGAATTCAAAGTTACACCAAAAAATGAGCTTGGAGTTGGACCGTCTAGTGATCCTGTCACTTTTAGCACAGAATCAG CCGATCCACGCGTAAGCGAGCAGGCATCAG GAAAAGATGCCATCTGGACTCAGTTCCCATTTAAATCCGATGCCTACTCTGAATGCAATGGAAAGCAGTACATAAAAAGGACCTGGTACAGGAAGTTTGTGGGAATCCAGCTCTGCAACTCCTTGAGATACAAGATCTACTTGAGTGACTCCCTCAATG GGAAGTTTTACAACATCGGGGATCAGACGGGGTATGGTGAAGACCACTGTCAGTTTGTGGATTCCTTCCTGGACGGTCGAACTGGAACCCAAATGTTGGCTGACCAGCTACCAAGCAGGCAAG GGTTCTTCAGAGCGTTGAGACAGGAACCGGTCAGTTTTGGACAGATCGGAGGAAAGTCTCATGTGACATACGTTGGCTGGTATGAGTGCGGCACACCCATACCTGGAAAGTGGTAA
- the abi3bpa gene encoding target of Nesh-SH3 isoform X2 produces the protein MPQQHSHCFLLLFLTAFLIGIALSLPSISHRRRVRRQNMKVRISASGDTIVMKFLHPITDTKLEGYILGYGSSMFSKQFIQLPENGQPYETEFDAEPKYLVAVQPIPANEVKKQCKGKVELQKPLHLVIGSVTPTSVLLSWGMLLKTPFEGNVMNDCLEDGHYTVRYREKNRKWNYQTCPTSDTVIDNLKPHAVYEFGVQPNSKDGVGAWSKPVLHNISTAGIQEKVIRRILKYPINPVKTFTPAPPSFQFPLQHASKNRTRTRVFTSRIKTSQTTPVPTTAAKQKILPTPGPKLPVINKQPIVTHKPGREELSRPVFTPLPEAPMTPKGHPEGLGEVTIASVPGYQGKQEYHEDYPKEIPHLELKTQTEPNSNPLQHPPQPTNKLLQTTLKPLDESISQPHTTSPSDFQTKLEPQVTIQPVQQTDLISQPNKEPNFQSVPWTTPMIHSEPKPQSSLKTKPQNELLIQLQPKTQTKLQAKLQTTTLPLPVTHHETTQSVPLYVQYEEPAPTEVRPERPLHMDTNLFKNPQTPPPHSPTTPQTQPQLIQTTHKPKAIFHQSKSTPQHQPKNLGKKHQKPTKKPRIKNQHGVANLQSHPQTQFPKKDPFRPKDLPKEHQPGFQTQPQTRTKTDHSKGSSRKTIHRAPSHPEEGKPLSRPGLAKEKAGSGFTRSSTAEVPHSPISSSVPTGGRNATVTRNRVPSHSSNPGVRSFSPSKPATSSHTSNKPGASGAHHRGNALPKPVAWSREKPVQRPPVPGNKKPNLVGKTSDHDKPMDLKQGGKESTLKSFLPVTPKPKLKHQQQTTTVLPVVNSSRFDLNENSSIFSSLPASEVDIMGKKRFIAPHVIYKTDKKPDEPCSITSSMAYFPDEEGSDLNVTGPPRTPPSNLTVVTVEGCPSFVILDWEKSDNETREYEVVSTTTGPSGQKVSKLTTNQTHTAVENLTPDSSYEFKVTPKNELGVGPSSDPVTFSTESADPRVSEQASGKDAIWTQFPFKSDAYSECNGKQYIKRTWYRKFVGIQLCNSLRYKIYLSDSLNGKFYNIGDQTGYGEDHCQFVDSFLDGRTGTQMLADQLPSRQGFFRALRQEPVSFGQIGGKSHVTYVGWYECGTPIPGKW, from the exons ATGCCGCAGCAGCACTCACACTgctttctgctccttttcctCACGGCTTTCCTCATCGGGATTGCTCTGTCTCTTCCATCAATTTCTCACAGGCGCAGGG TGAGACGTCAGAATATGAAAGTCCGCATCAGCGCCTCAGGAGACACCATCGTGATGAAGTTCCTGCATCCTATCACCGACACCAAGCTTGAGGGCTACATCCTGGGATACGGCAGCAGCATGTTCTCCAAACAGTTCATCCAGCTGCCTGAGAACGGACAGCCATATGAGACTGAGTTTG ATGCTGAACCAAAGTACCTTGTAGCTGTTCAGCCAATCCCAGCCAATGAGGTGAAAAAGCAGTGCaaag GTAAAGTGGAACTGCAAAAGCCTCTACATTTGGTCATCGGGTCTGTGACGCCCACCTCTGTCCTTCTCTCCTGGGGGATGCTGCTGAAAACACCCTTTGAAGGGAATGTCATGAATGACTGCTTAGAAGACGG ACACTATACGGTTCGTTACCGTGAgaagaacaggaagtggaacTACCAGACCTGCCCAACGAGTGACACGGTCATTGACAATCTGAAGCCCCATGCTGTCTATGAGTTTGGAGTCCAGCCTAATTCTAAAGATGGCGTTGGAGCCTGGAGCAAACCCGTGCTTCACAACATCAGCACTGCAGGCATCCAGG AAAAGGTCATCAGAAGAATCTTAAAGTATCCCATCAACCCTGTG aaaacCTTCACTCCTGCTCCTCCGTCCTTCCAGTTTCCTCTTCAGCACG CTTCTAAAAACAGGACCCGGACCAGAGTGTTCACCTCCAGAATCAAAACCTCACAAACAACTCCCG TTCCCACAACAGCTGCTAAACAGAAAATTCTGCCAACACCTGGACCAAAACTACCTGTGATCAACAAGCAGCCTATCG TCACACACAAGCCAGGAAGAGAAGAACTATCCAGACCTGTCTTTACTCCTCTCCCAGAGGCTCCTATGACTCCAAAGGGCCACCCTGAAGGATTAGGTGAAGTTACCATAGCATCTGTGCCAGGATACCAAGGCAAACAGGAATACCATGAAGACTATCCAAAAGAAATCCCCCATCTTGAACTTAAAACTCAGACTGAACCAAACTCAAATCCCCTGCAGCACCCACCCCAGCCAACAAACAAACTTCTCCAGACTACACTGAAACCACTTGATGAAAGTATATCACAGCCACATACAACATCCCCAAGTGACTTCCAAACCAAACTAGAACCTCAAGTTACAATTCAGCCTGTGCAACAGACTGACTTAATTTCACAACCTAATAAAGAACCAAATTTCCAATCAGTTCCTTGGACAACACCAATGATTCACTCTGAACCAAAGCCGCAATCATCACTCAAGACCAAACCACAGAACGAGCTGCTAATCCAACTGCAGCCAAAGACCCAGACCAAACTGCAAGCGAAACTTCAAACAACCACTCTTCCCCTCCCGGTGACGCATCATGAAACCACGCAGTCAGTACCTCTGTACGTACAGTATGAAGAACCGGCACCAACAGAGGTCCGTCCCGAACGTCCGCTTCACATGGATactaatttgtttaaaaatccaCAAACCCCACCGCCACATTCACCAACAACACCTCAAACGCAACCTCAGTTAATCCAAACAACACATAAACCAAAGGCAATATTTCACCAATCCAAGTCCACCCCACAACATCAGCCCAAGAATCTGGGAAAAAAGCATcagaaacctacaaaaaagCCCAGAATTAAGAACCAACATGGTGTGGCAAACCTTCAATCACACCCTCAGACACAGTTTCCAAAAAAGGATCCATTTCGACCCAAAGATCTACCTAAGGAGCACCAGCCAGGATTTCAGACTCAGCCTCAGACCAGGACCAAGACTGATCACTCCAAGGGTTCGTCAAGGAAGACAATTCATAGGG CTCCTAGTCATCCAGAAGAGGGCAAACCTCTATCAAGACCCGGCCTGGCCAAAGAGAAGGCTG GTTCTGGCTTCACCAGATCATCCACTGCTGAAGTTCCCCATTCTCCCATTAGCTCATCGGTTCCCACAGGAGGGAGAAATGCCACGGTGACTCGCAACCGTGTTCCTTCTCATTCCAGTAATCCTGGTGTCAGATCATTTTCTCCATCCAAGCCAGCCACCTCCTCTCACACGTCCAACAAACCTGGCG CCAGTGGGGCACATCATAGGGGCAATGCTCTTCCTAAACCTGTCGCATGGTCAAGAGAAAAACCTG TTCAGAGACCCCCTGTTCCTGGCAACAAGAAACCAAACCTGGTGGGAAAAACAAGTGATCATG ATAAACCTATGGATCTGAAGCAAGGAGGCAAGGAGTCCACCTTAAAGTCATTCCTGCCAGTCACACCGAAGCCAAAGctcaaacaccagcagcagacAACCACAGTGCTCCCAGTAGTTAACA GCAGTCGTTTTGATCTAAATGAAAACTCCTCCATATTCAGCTCCTTGCCTGCATCAGAGGTAGACATCATGGGCAAGAAGCGCTTTATAG CTCCTCATGTCATCTACAAGACGGACAAGAAGCCAGATGAGCCATGCTCCATCACCTCCTCCATGGCTTATTTCCCTGATGAGGAAGGCAGTGATCTGAACGTCACTGGTCCTCCTCGCACACCACCATCCAACCTCACTGTGGTTACTGTGGAGGGCTGCCCATCCTTCGTCATTCTGGACTGGGAGAAATCTGATAACGAAACCAGAG AGTATGAGGTAGTATCAACAACCACCGGGCCGAGTGGACAGAAAGTGTCCAAACTGACAACCAATCAGACTCACACAGCCGTTGAGAATCTCACGCCAGACAGCAG CTACGAATTCAAAGTTACACCAAAAAATGAGCTTGGAGTTGGACCGTCTAGTGATCCTGTCACTTTTAGCACAGAATCAG CCGATCCACGCGTAAGCGAGCAGGCATCAG GAAAAGATGCCATCTGGACTCAGTTCCCATTTAAATCCGATGCCTACTCTGAATGCAATGGAAAGCAGTACATAAAAAGGACCTGGTACAGGAAGTTTGTGGGAATCCAGCTCTGCAACTCCTTGAGATACAAGATCTACTTGAGTGACTCCCTCAATG GGAAGTTTTACAACATCGGGGATCAGACGGGGTATGGTGAAGACCACTGTCAGTTTGTGGATTCCTTCCTGGACGGTCGAACTGGAACCCAAATGTTGGCTGACCAGCTACCAAGCAGGCAAG GGTTCTTCAGAGCGTTGAGACAGGAACCGGTCAGTTTTGGACAGATCGGAGGAAAGTCTCATGTGACATACGTTGGCTGGTATGAGTGCGGCACACCCATACCTGGAAAGTGGTAA